One segment of Verrucomicrobiota bacterium DNA contains the following:
- a CDS encoding sigma-70 family RNA polymerase sigma factor, with the protein MTEPEDFEVFMKNYQNMVYTTAVRMLGNEADAEDISQEVFLKACERYEELSRSHRAGGWLKTVTKNLCLNHLSRYRSRWRFFSEMFHEETGEDYSATLAAPEVHEKNMAETEQRETLETALKKLPADQRVPLVLYHFEDMSYEEIARQIGISLSKVKIDIHRGREALRQKLKLKPIGDFMTGSAQMMADRSAAEVNRPAQSN; encoded by the coding sequence ATGACAGAACCGGAAGATTTTGAGGTGTTCATGAAGAACTACCAGAACATGGTTTATACGACCGCGGTCCGCATGCTTGGCAACGAGGCTGATGCGGAGGACATCTCGCAGGAGGTTTTTCTCAAGGCCTGCGAGCGCTATGAGGAACTTTCGCGCAGCCACCGAGCCGGCGGCTGGCTCAAGACTGTGACGAAGAACCTTTGTTTGAATCATCTGTCGCGTTACCGCTCCCGCTGGCGTTTTTTTTCGGAGATGTTTCACGAGGAAACAGGCGAGGATTATTCCGCTACTTTGGCCGCGCCCGAGGTTCACGAGAAAAACATGGCCGAGACTGAACAGCGTGAAACCTTGGAGACTGCCTTAAAGAAACTGCCCGCCGATCAGCGCGTACCTTTGGTGCTCTACCATTTTGAAGACATGAGTTACGAAGAAATCGCGCGGCAAATTGGCATATCGCTGAGCAAGGTCAAGATCGACATTCATCGCGGGCGCGAGGCGCTGCGACAGAAATTGAAGTTAAAACCGATAGGCGATTTCATGACGGGCAGCGCGCAAATGATGGCGGACCGATCGGCTGCCGAAGTCAACCGTCCGGCTCAATCGAACTGA